From a single Carassius carassius chromosome 8, fCarCar2.1, whole genome shotgun sequence genomic region:
- the LOC132144951 gene encoding glutathione S-transferase A-like, which produces MAQSMMLYWGSGSPPCWRVMIALEEKMLQGYNHKLLSFDKKEHKCEEVKALNPRAQLPTFKHGDIVVNESFAACLYLESAFKSQGTRLIPDDPAEQALVYQRVFETNNLQQKMYEVAFYDHYVPEGEKHKSALKRNKESLVAELKLWDGYLEKMGKGSYLAGKNFTMADVVCFPVIAYFPRLHCPRERCPRLMEYYEMLKDRPSIKASWPLHWLEKPEGPDTLKNL; this is translated from the exons ATGGCGCAGAGTATGATGCTGTACTGGGGCTCTGGTTCTCCGCCGTGCTGGAGAGTCATGATCGCGCTGGAGGAGAAGATGCTCCAGGGATACAATCACAAACTTCTGTCGTTTGACAAGAAAGAGCACAAGTGTGAAGAAGTGAAAGCTCTCAATCCCAGAGCTCAG CTTCCAACCTTCAAACATGGAGACATCGTCGTGAACGAGTCGTTTGCCGCGTGTCTGTATCTGGAG AGTGCGTTTAAGTCTCAAGGCACCCGTCTGATCCCAGACGACCCGGCTGAACAAGCGCTCGTCTACCAGCGAGTGTTTGAGACCAACAATCTGCAGCAGAAAATGT ATGAGGTGGCTTTCTATGATCATTATGTTCCTGAAGGAGAGAAACATAAATCGGCTCTGAAGAGGAATAAAGAGAGTTTAGTCGCCGAGCTCAAACTGTGGGATGGATACTTGGAGAAG ATGGGTAAAGGCTCGTACCTCGCTGGTAAGAACTTCACCATGGCTGATGTGGTGTGTTTCCCGGTCATTGCATATTTCCCACGACTTCA CTGTCCTCGAGAGCGTTGTCCCAGACTGATGGAGTACTACGAGATGCTGAAGGACCGTCCCAGTATTAAAGCCAGCTGGCCTCTTCACTGGCTGGAGAAACCTGAGGGCCCAGACACGCTCAAGAACCTGTGA
- the msto1 gene encoding protein misato homolog 1 gives MSGTCREIITLQLGHYSNFIGTHWWNLQDAALVYDCDAPLGELQSDMLFREGLTLGGHVTYTPRLIAMDLKGSLQTLRKEGSLYGTEKENSNFTWKGQVMTHKESPPTKNAFLQELDSLDTGGLLAEPDIFCSSSAVAHCSVSNAGAGVAMETVNNRLERIQRSYWLEGSVRVWSDFLRIHLHPRTVSIINQYNHDGESERLEAFGQGEALLRGSVLEDLEDRLHFFVEECDYLQGFQVLCDLADGFSGLGSKVTELLQDSYGGRGLLTWGVAPVNHPETSSIKDLYHMMNCALGTLQMANHSSFFCPLTLRGGLMRRPPPPTAFPLLNCDPMLWYHSSSVLALALDCMTASYRLRQNSAPMWQLSDALAVSGRKVVSAYSSVPFPMMHGGCLPDALDAFADVLPWRPISACPELADGRCFGQSVTLRGLDGQSLVSSLLPGTEPPSSLHYERSGEDVLTTYIRSHYPSTPLAVQLLSSACKVTPPFPQIFSPALSPQGFLQNQNQSAADYTSCQPVAGLPVLTCLQSSPAVGLQLSELQKACSALDLCRVSASFLTHGPEPAEISESMEQLRSLANCYRLDLCRSSSDEDDDDDD, from the exons ATGAGCGGCACGTGTAGGGAGATTATTACACTCCAGCTGGGGCATTATTCCAACTTTATCGGGACGCACTGGTGGAATTTACAG gatgcGGCGCTGGTTTATGACTGCGATGCGCCGCTCGGAGAGCTGCAGAGCGACATGTTGTTCAGAGAGGGTCTTACTCTCGGTGGACACGTCACATACACACCTCGACTCATCGCCATGGACCTCAAAG GAAGTCTTCAGACGCTGAGGAAGGAAGGCAGTCTGTATGGCACAGAGAAGGAAAACAGCAACTTTACGTG GAAAGGACAGGTTATGACCCATAAAGAAAGCCCTCCCACCAAGAACGCCTTCCTACAAGAGCTGGACAGTCTGGAC aCGGGAGGTTTACTAGCAGAGCCAGACATCTTCTGTTCTTCCTCTGCTGTGGCTCACTGCTCCG TGAGCAACGCGGGAGCGGGTGTTGCCATGGAGACGGTGAACAACAGACTGGAGCGGATCCAGAGATCCTATTGGCTGGAGGGGAGTGTGAGGGTGTGGTCAGACTTCCTGAGGATCCACCTTCATCCGCGCACCGTGTCCATCATCAACCAGTACAACCACGACGG cGAGTCGGAGCGTCTGGAGGCGTTCGGGCAGGGCGAGGCGCTCTTACGGGGCTCAGTGCTGGAGGATCTGGAGGACCGGCTGCATTTCTTCGTGGAGGAGTGCGACTATCTGCAG GGTTTTCAGGTGTTGTGTGATCTGGCTGATGGTTTCTCAGGCCTGGGGTCAAAGGTCACGGAGCTGTTGCAGGACTCTTACGGAGGGCGTGGCCTCCTCACCTGGGGCGTGGCACCTGTCAATCACCCAGAAACG AGCTCTATAAAGGACTTGTACCACATGATGAACTGTGCGCTAGGAACACTCCAGATGGCCAATCACAGCTCGTTCTTCTGCCCTTTGACCCTGAGAGGCGGGTTAATGAGACGCCCGCCTCCACCCACAGCCTTCCCGCTGCTCAACTGTGAC CCGATGCTGTGGTATCACTCCAGCTCGGTCCTGGCTCTGGCGCTGGACTGTATGACGGCCTCGTACAGACTGAGACAGAACAGCGCACCCATGTGGCAGCTTTCAGACGCTCTGGCCGTCTCGGGAAGGAAG GTTGTTTCAGCGTACAGCTCTGTCCCATTTCCCATGATGCACGGCGGCTGTCTCCCGGACGCCCTGGATGCATTCGCTGATGTTTTGCCCTGGAGACCCATATCAGCGTGTCCCGAGCTCGCAGACGGGCGCTGTTTCGGCCAGTCAGTGACTCTCAGAGGTTTAGACGGACAGAGTTTAGTCAG TTCGTTGCTACCCGGCACAGAGCCGCCCAGCTCCCTGCACTACGAGCGCTCCGGAGAGGATGTTCTGACCACATACATCAGATCACATTACCCATCAACACCACT ggcgGTTCAGCTGCTGTCCAGTGCCTGTAAAGTGACCCCTCCGTTCCCACAGATCTTCAGTCCGGCTCTGAGTCCACAGGGTTTCCTCCAGAACCAGAACCAGAGcgctgctgattaca CTTCCTGTCAGCCGGTGGCTGGTCTTCCTGTGCTGACGTGTCTTCAGTCCAGTCCTGCTGTGGGTCTCCAGCTGTCTGAGCTCCAGAAGGCGTGTTCTGCGCTGGATCTGTGTCGAGTGTCCGCCAGCTTCCTGACACACGGCCCCGAGCCGGCCGAGATCTCCGAGTCCATGGAGCAGCTCCGCAGCCTCGCAAACTGCTACCGCCTCGACCTCTGCCGCTCTTCATCTGACgaggacgatgatgatgatgactag
- the LOC132144947 gene encoding glycosylated lysosomal membrane protein-like isoform X2 codes for MCEGWDSMTRCTSCCVWEYDDVNNTADPQQTAESSFYPPYEPQNFLWSLNVSVNQTDVTVTLCGREKTESFVNGSLCLQFSAFESEGRDEVWPSLRHNANSSQLRVWLDDVTPRGNDSRFALEFQSVGESGFEGRVDVHSSIDDEYTPSIFKVSQWVSSLVNSSGVVGYNQWKPVAYRKPRPVFEDATPCKHSQLVSVNHIPRSGLVQAYFTDHPHTHGLNISFGIAKDPVFYSNSKYITWTVLVGLGEPPADSFSALIIIIITVGLGTPLAIIIVGGVFVRIRKRMSHSSGYEPIN; via the exons ATGTGCGAGGGCTGGGACTCAATGACACGCTGCACTTCTTGCTGT gtgTGGGAGTATGATGATGTCAATAACACCGCGGACCCCCAGCAGACAGCAGAGTCCAGCTTTTACCCTCCTTACGAGCCGCAGAACTTCCTCTGGTCGCTGAACGTCAGTGTTAACCAGACGGATGTGACAGTAACGCTGTGTGGTCGAGAGAAAACAGAGAGCTTCGTCAACGGCTCCCTCTGTCTGCAG TTCTCAGCGTTTGAGTCGGAGGGTCGTGATGAAGTCTGGCCGAGTCTCCGTCACAACGCGAACTCCTCGCAGCTGCGCGTGTGGCTGGACGACGTCACGCCGCGAGGAAACGACTCCAGATTCGCTCTTGAGTTTCAGTCTGTCGGAGAATCAGGGTTCGAGGGACGAGTGGACGTCCACAGCTCTATAGACGATGAGTACACACCCTCCATCTTTAAG GTGTCTCAGTGGGTGTCATCTCTGGTGAACAGCAGCGGTGTTGTGGGTTATAATCAGTGGAAACCCGTGGCGTATCGTAAACCTCGGCCGGTGTTTGAGGACGCCACACCATGCAAACACTCCCAGCTGGTGTCTGTGAACCACATCCCTCGGTCCGGTCTGGTCCAGGCCTATTTCACAGACCATCCTCACACACACGGCCTGAACATCAGCTTCGGCATCGCTAAAGACCCCGTGTTTTACAGCAACTCCAAATACATCACCTG GACTGTGTTAGTGGGCTTGGGTGAGCCTCCGGCCGATTCGTTCTCCGcattaatcatcatcatcatcaccgtcGGACTTGGTACTCCTCTGGCCATCATTATTGTGGGTGGAGTGTTTGTTCGGATCCGCAAGAGGATGTCACACTCGTCAGGCTATGAGCCAATCAACTGA
- the LOC132144947 gene encoding glycosylated lysosomal membrane protein-like isoform X1, with amino-acid sequence MVHTNSTRSAVKVNWPEFINSSSVGSLKVEPQSSVQYSSALVFTRVWEYDDVNNTADPQQTAESSFYPPYEPQNFLWSLNVSVNQTDVTVTLCGREKTESFVNGSLCLQFSAFESEGRDEVWPSLRHNANSSQLRVWLDDVTPRGNDSRFALEFQSVGESGFEGRVDVHSSIDDEYTPSIFKVSQWVSSLVNSSGVVGYNQWKPVAYRKPRPVFEDATPCKHSQLVSVNHIPRSGLVQAYFTDHPHTHGLNISFGIAKDPVFYSNSKYITWTVLVGLGEPPADSFSALIIIIITVGLGTPLAIIIVGGVFVRIRKRMSHSSGYEPIN; translated from the exons ATGGTGCACACGAACAGCACTCGGTCAGCAGTGAAGGTGAACTGGCCTGAGTTTATCAACAGCAGTTCAGTGGGCAGCCTGAAGGTGGAGCCGCAGAGCAGCGTGCAGTACAGCAGCGCACTAGTGTTCACCAGA gtgTGGGAGTATGATGATGTCAATAACACCGCGGACCCCCAGCAGACAGCAGAGTCCAGCTTTTACCCTCCTTACGAGCCGCAGAACTTCCTCTGGTCGCTGAACGTCAGTGTTAACCAGACGGATGTGACAGTAACGCTGTGTGGTCGAGAGAAAACAGAGAGCTTCGTCAACGGCTCCCTCTGTCTGCAG TTCTCAGCGTTTGAGTCGGAGGGTCGTGATGAAGTCTGGCCGAGTCTCCGTCACAACGCGAACTCCTCGCAGCTGCGCGTGTGGCTGGACGACGTCACGCCGCGAGGAAACGACTCCAGATTCGCTCTTGAGTTTCAGTCTGTCGGAGAATCAGGGTTCGAGGGACGAGTGGACGTCCACAGCTCTATAGACGATGAGTACACACCCTCCATCTTTAAG GTGTCTCAGTGGGTGTCATCTCTGGTGAACAGCAGCGGTGTTGTGGGTTATAATCAGTGGAAACCCGTGGCGTATCGTAAACCTCGGCCGGTGTTTGAGGACGCCACACCATGCAAACACTCCCAGCTGGTGTCTGTGAACCACATCCCTCGGTCCGGTCTGGTCCAGGCCTATTTCACAGACCATCCTCACACACACGGCCTGAACATCAGCTTCGGCATCGCTAAAGACCCCGTGTTTTACAGCAACTCCAAATACATCACCTG GACTGTGTTAGTGGGCTTGGGTGAGCCTCCGGCCGATTCGTTCTCCGcattaatcatcatcatcatcaccgtcGGACTTGGTACTCCTCTGGCCATCATTATTGTGGGTGGAGTGTTTGTTCGGATCCGCAAGAGGATGTCACACTCGTCAGGCTATGAGCCAATCAACTGA